One genomic region from Kineosporia corallincola encodes:
- the htpG gene encoding molecular chaperone HtpG produces MTTQAESYEFQVETRQLLQLMINSIYSDKDLFLRELISNASDALDKLRLERFNDDTLDVDTTDLHIRIDLDAEARTLTISDNGIGMSRDEVVNLIGKIANSGTAEFMRQLKEAQKDEAETEELIGRFGVGFYSSFMVADRVTLVTRRAGQAEATRWESAGEATYTLEALDEAPQGTSITLHLKPADPEDRLFDYTEDRKVREIITRYSDFITWPIRMLSAETPKTEDDEEPAPRELETVNSRKALWTRPASEVTDEEYAELYRRISHDWNDPLETIRLNIEGTLQYQALLFLPERATANLFSPDAKHGVQLYVNRVFVMDDCEELVPAYLRFVKGVVDSQDLALNVSREILQQDRQIESMRKRLTKRVLQSVKGLAANEPEKYAKFWGEFGRVVKEGLLQDFANRDAILEICSFETTHDAEKRTSLREYVERMPEGQDKIYFLTGESRVAIENSPYMEAFRAKELEVLLLTDPIDEVWVDGMPEFDGKQFQSVAKGEIDLDEKEEGEREQQKEQFAGLLTWMGEVLTKDVKEVRLSNRLTTSPACVVSDANDATPTLVNLYRAMGQAIPQERRILELNPGHPLVAGLRSAHESRPDDTKLAETVELVHGMALLAEGTQPDDPARFVQLMASQLGETLK; encoded by the coding sequence ATGACGACCCAGGCCGAGAGTTACGAGTTCCAGGTCGAGACCCGTCAGCTGTTGCAGCTGATGATCAACTCGATCTACTCGGACAAGGACCTGTTCCTGCGTGAGCTGATCTCCAACGCGTCGGACGCCCTGGACAAGTTGCGGCTGGAACGGTTCAACGACGACACGCTCGACGTCGACACCACCGACCTGCACATCCGCATCGACCTGGACGCCGAGGCGCGCACGCTGACGATCAGCGACAACGGCATCGGGATGTCGCGCGACGAGGTCGTGAACCTGATCGGCAAGATCGCCAACTCCGGCACCGCCGAGTTCATGCGCCAGCTCAAGGAGGCGCAGAAGGACGAGGCCGAGACCGAGGAGCTGATCGGCCGGTTCGGGGTCGGGTTCTACTCCAGCTTCATGGTGGCCGACCGGGTCACGCTGGTCACCCGGCGGGCGGGGCAGGCCGAGGCGACCCGCTGGGAGTCCGCGGGCGAGGCCACCTACACGCTGGAGGCACTCGACGAGGCCCCACAGGGCACCTCGATCACGCTGCACCTCAAGCCGGCCGATCCCGAGGACCGGCTGTTCGACTACACCGAGGACCGCAAGGTCCGCGAGATCATCACCCGGTACTCGGACTTCATCACCTGGCCGATCCGCATGCTGTCGGCGGAGACCCCGAAAACCGAGGACGACGAGGAGCCCGCGCCGCGCGAGCTGGAGACCGTCAACTCCCGCAAGGCGCTCTGGACCCGCCCGGCCTCCGAGGTGACCGACGAGGAGTACGCCGAGCTCTACCGGCGGATTAGCCATGACTGGAACGACCCGCTGGAGACGATCCGGCTGAACATCGAGGGCACCCTCCAGTACCAGGCCCTGCTGTTCCTGCCCGAGCGCGCCACCGCCAACCTGTTCAGCCCGGACGCCAAGCACGGCGTGCAGCTCTACGTGAACCGGGTGTTCGTGATGGACGACTGCGAGGAGCTGGTGCCCGCGTACCTGCGCTTCGTCAAGGGCGTCGTGGACTCACAGGACCTGGCGCTCAACGTGTCCCGCGAAATCCTCCAGCAGGACCGGCAGATCGAGTCGATGCGCAAGCGGCTGACCAAGCGCGTGCTCCAGTCGGTCAAGGGCCTGGCCGCGAACGAGCCGGAGAAGTACGCCAAGTTCTGGGGCGAGTTCGGCCGCGTGGTCAAGGAGGGCCTGCTCCAGGACTTCGCCAACCGCGACGCCATCCTGGAGATCTGCTCGTTCGAGACCACCCACGACGCCGAGAAGCGCACGTCGCTGCGGGAGTACGTGGAGCGGATGCCGGAGGGCCAGGACAAGATCTACTTCCTCACCGGCGAATCCCGCGTGGCGATCGAGAACTCGCCCTACATGGAGGCTTTCCGGGCCAAGGAGCTGGAGGTGCTGCTGCTCACCGACCCGATCGACGAGGTCTGGGTGGACGGCATGCCGGAGTTCGACGGCAAGCAGTTCCAGTCCGTGGCCAAGGGCGAGATCGACCTCGACGAGAAGGAGGAGGGCGAGCGCGAGCAGCAGAAGGAGCAGTTCGCCGGCCTGCTCACCTGGATGGGCGAGGTGCTGACCAAGGACGTGAAGGAGGTCCGGCTCTCGAACCGCCTGACCACCTCCCCGGCCTGCGTGGTGAGCGACGCCAACGACGCCACGCCGACCCTGGTCAACCTGTACCGGGCGATGGGACAGGCGATTCCGCAGGAGCGCCGCATCCTGGAGCTCAACCCCGGCCATCCGCTGGTCGCGGGTCTGCGCTCGGCGCACGAGTCCCGCCCGGACGACACGAAGCTGGCCGAGACCGTCGAACTGGTGCACGGCATGGCGCTTCTGGCCGAGGGCACGCAGCCCGATGACCCGGCCCGGTTCGTGCAGCTGATGGCCTCGCAGCTCGGGGAGACGCTGAAGTGA
- a CDS encoding D-alanyl-D-alanine carboxypeptidase family protein, which translates to MPVDGAYPGGAPKVDWPSRGRARIVVPGVGTMGHVNSGVKSVPIASVTKVMTAYTILADHPLAPGEEGPSITVTRAEADSYPARKADGESLVKVRAGTRFTQREALEGLLIRSGNNMADILGRWDAGSPKLFVAKMNAQAARMGLTATSFADASGLSKKSRSSAVDLLDLALAAMKDPVFAEIVGTGRTTIPLNTLTTTNKLLGRNGVIGIKTGSTKAAGGCLLWAATDTVDGETYTIYGVMLGAPGPLILTNALRASEKMVISSRKALRRITLLKPGTPVLSVTDDEGVVRAYGVTRPVAVPGWSGMRYQLGLPAGTTGATGTPGTPTSITVKTSGDAIGVPVEQLS; encoded by the coding sequence GTGCCGGTCGACGGCGCCTATCCGGGCGGCGCGCCCAAGGTGGACTGGCCGTCGCGGGGGCGGGCCCGGATCGTGGTGCCGGGTGTGGGCACGATGGGGCACGTGAACAGCGGCGTGAAGTCGGTGCCAATCGCCAGCGTGACGAAAGTGATGACGGCGTACACCATTCTGGCCGACCACCCGCTCGCCCCGGGGGAGGAGGGGCCGAGTATCACGGTGACCCGGGCCGAGGCGGACTCCTACCCCGCCCGCAAGGCCGACGGCGAGTCGCTGGTCAAGGTCCGGGCGGGCACGCGGTTCACCCAGCGGGAGGCGCTGGAGGGCCTGCTGATCCGCTCGGGCAACAACATGGCCGACATCCTCGGGCGGTGGGACGCCGGTTCGCCGAAACTCTTCGTCGCGAAGATGAACGCGCAGGCCGCCCGGATGGGTCTGACGGCAACGTCTTTCGCCGACGCCTCGGGTCTGAGCAAGAAGTCGCGCAGCAGTGCCGTGGACCTGCTCGACCTGGCGCTGGCGGCGATGAAGGACCCGGTGTTCGCCGAGATCGTCGGCACCGGGCGGACCACGATCCCGCTGAACACGCTGACGACCACCAACAAGCTGCTCGGGCGCAACGGGGTGATCGGGATCAAGACCGGATCCACGAAAGCGGCCGGAGGGTGCCTGCTCTGGGCCGCGACCGACACCGTGGACGGTGAGACGTACACGATCTACGGCGTGATGCTGGGCGCACCCGGCCCGCTGATCCTGACGAACGCCCTGAGGGCGAGCGAGAAGATGGTGATCTCGTCGCGAAAGGCGTTACGGCGCATCACCCTGCTGAAGCCGGGCACCCCGGTGCTCTCGGTCACGGACGACGAGGGCGTGGTGCGTGCCTACGGTGTGACCCGGCCGGTGGCGGTGCCGGGCTGGTCGGGCATGCGCTACCAGCTGGGGCTGCCGGCCGGAACCACCGGCGCCACCGGAACGCCCGGAACCCCGACCTCGATCACCGTGAAGACCAGTGGTGACGCGATCGGGGTTCCGGTGGAACAGCTTTCCTGA
- a CDS encoding mycothiol transferase, with translation MVGDEADTLIGFLEYQRATFAWRTGGLDAAGLSATVAASTMTLGGMIKHLAYVEDWWFGNFLAGVAPTPPWDTVDWDADRDWDWHSAASDSPETLHALWQENVARSRAATAVALAEGGMGQPARREHRRTGQAPTLRWIVAHMIEEYARHNGHADLIRESIDGQVGE, from the coding sequence ATGGTGGGCGACGAGGCGGACACCCTGATCGGTTTCCTGGAGTACCAGCGCGCCACCTTCGCCTGGCGGACCGGCGGTCTTGATGCCGCCGGTCTGTCGGCGACCGTCGCGGCGTCCACCATGACCCTCGGCGGCATGATCAAACACCTGGCCTACGTGGAGGACTGGTGGTTCGGCAACTTCCTGGCCGGGGTCGCCCCCACGCCTCCCTGGGACACCGTGGACTGGGACGCGGACCGCGACTGGGACTGGCACTCCGCCGCCTCCGACTCCCCGGAGACTCTGCACGCGCTGTGGCAGGAGAATGTCGCCCGCTCACGTGCCGCGACCGCCGTCGCCCTGGCCGAGGGGGGAATGGGGCAGCCGGCGCGCCGTGAGCACCGGCGGACGGGCCAGGCTCCGACCCTGCGCTGGATCGTGGCGCACATGATCGAGGAGTACGCCCGGCACAACGGGCACGCCGACCTGATCCGCGAGTCGATCGACGGGCAGGTCGGGGAGTAG
- a CDS encoding alpha/beta fold hydrolase yields MPDRRPTIVLVHGAFADGASWAPVTRHLLDRGFDVLVPPVPNRTLSGDAAYIRSVVERIDGPVVLAGHSYGGAVITVAGLAANVSALVYVAGYVLEEGESLGQLQGGFPESDLAAHLVQTGTPADGPEFSVEIEAFGEVFAAGLDPGTARVLAVSQRPLAGAAFGEPAAAAAWRTRPAWGIVASADRTINPDVERFGYRRAGIQHVVELDGPHLLMQTHAAEVAKVISDAADTH; encoded by the coding sequence TTGCCCGACCGCAGACCCACGATCGTCCTCGTCCACGGCGCGTTCGCCGACGGCGCCAGCTGGGCGCCGGTCACCCGTCACCTCCTCGACCGCGGTTTCGACGTGCTGGTGCCGCCGGTGCCCAACCGCACGCTGAGCGGTGACGCCGCCTACATCCGCTCCGTCGTCGAGCGGATCGACGGCCCGGTGGTGCTGGCCGGGCACTCCTACGGCGGTGCCGTCATCACCGTCGCCGGCCTCGCGGCCAACGTCAGCGCCCTGGTCTACGTGGCGGGCTACGTACTGGAAGAGGGCGAGAGCCTGGGCCAGTTGCAGGGCGGTTTCCCGGAGTCCGACCTGGCGGCGCACCTGGTGCAGACCGGCACCCCGGCCGACGGACCGGAGTTCTCGGTCGAGATCGAGGCCTTCGGCGAGGTTTTCGCCGCCGGCCTCGACCCGGGCACGGCCCGGGTGCTGGCGGTCTCGCAGCGCCCGCTGGCCGGTGCCGCGTTCGGCGAGCCCGCCGCGGCGGCCGCCTGGCGCACCCGCCCGGCCTGGGGCATCGTCGCCTCGGCCGACCGCACCATCAACCCCGACGTGGAGCGGTTCGGCTACCGCAGAGCCGGTATCCAGCACGTCGTCGAGCTCGACGGACCGCACCTGCTGATGCAGACGCATGCCGCGGAGGTCGCCAAGGTGATCTCCGACGCGGCAGACACCCACTGA
- a CDS encoding peptidoglycan DD-metalloendopeptidase family protein, with product MTRKSTHFRTTRARGTRRPARVLAAVAVAASALAVCVTNVAQTAPAAVADDVKDRQDKLSDQLKELREDLEGTSDELVDAAVRLKTAESRLSEANDRRDAAEEALARAGRRDEELADQLVLAEAAVGKSQRELEARATQEQETRDRLAGIARQAYVSSGMAGLSIALGAQSPEQFADRVSVADNALRAQSGVIDRLSVEQAETRADEAKLEAGRRRVAALKQQSEQVVAQREQATSQARQAADEIGRLVGERERAVEAISARKAAEQKRVDDLEAEQDRLAEILRERARASSGSGSGGGVVADGGSGLSFPVSAPVTSGYGWRYHPILNYRRLHAGTDFGAACGTPVRAAASGSIVRAGWSGGYGNQIVVDHGRLRGSGVATSYNHLSRIVVSSGHVSRGQVIAYSGTTGLSTGCHLHFEVYVNGSTTDPMGWL from the coding sequence ATGACGCGGAAGAGCACACACTTCAGGACGACGAGGGCGCGCGGAACACGCCGTCCCGCACGGGTTCTGGCCGCCGTCGCGGTGGCGGCCTCGGCTCTCGCGGTCTGCGTCACGAACGTGGCGCAGACCGCCCCGGCCGCCGTGGCGGACGACGTGAAGGACCGGCAGGACAAGCTCTCCGACCAGCTGAAGGAACTGCGCGAGGATCTCGAGGGCACCTCCGACGAGCTGGTCGACGCCGCGGTGCGGCTGAAGACCGCGGAGTCCCGCCTGAGCGAGGCGAACGACCGCCGCGATGCCGCCGAGGAGGCTCTGGCCCGGGCCGGCCGGCGGGACGAGGAACTCGCCGACCAGCTGGTGCTGGCCGAGGCAGCGGTCGGTAAGTCCCAGCGTGAGCTGGAGGCCAGGGCCACGCAGGAGCAGGAGACCCGGGACCGGCTGGCCGGCATCGCCCGCCAGGCCTACGTGAGTTCCGGCATGGCCGGGCTCTCGATCGCGCTGGGTGCGCAGAGTCCCGAGCAGTTCGCCGACCGGGTGAGCGTGGCCGACAACGCCCTGCGCGCGCAGAGCGGCGTGATCGACCGGCTCTCCGTCGAGCAGGCCGAGACCCGCGCCGACGAGGCCAAGCTCGAGGCCGGACGGCGCCGGGTGGCCGCGCTCAAGCAGCAGTCCGAGCAGGTCGTCGCGCAGCGCGAGCAGGCCACGAGCCAGGCCCGGCAGGCAGCGGACGAGATCGGCCGGCTCGTCGGCGAGCGCGAGCGCGCGGTCGAGGCGATCTCGGCGCGAAAGGCGGCCGAGCAGAAGCGGGTCGACGACCTGGAGGCCGAGCAGGACCGGCTGGCCGAGATCCTGCGGGAGCGGGCGCGGGCCAGTTCCGGCTCCGGGTCCGGCGGCGGGGTGGTGGCCGACGGCGGCTCGGGCCTGTCCTTCCCGGTCAGCGCGCCTGTCACCTCGGGCTACGGCTGGCGCTACCACCCGATCCTGAACTACCGGCGGTTGCACGCGGGTACCGACTTCGGGGCGGCCTGCGGCACCCCGGTGCGGGCCGCGGCCTCCGGCTCGATCGTGCGGGCGGGCTGGTCGGGCGGCTACGGCAACCAGATCGTGGTGGACCACGGCCGGCTGCGCGGATCGGGCGTGGCCACGTCGTACAACCACCTGAGCCGGATCGTCGTCTCCTCCGGGCACGTCAGCCGGGGCCAGGTGATCGCGTACTCCGGCACCACGGGTCTGTCGACCGGCTGCCACCTGCATTTCGAGGTCTACGTCAACGGCTCCACCACGGATCCGATGGGCTGGCTGTGA
- the ftsE gene encoding cell division ATP-binding protein FtsE produces MIRFDDVTKVYPGSKHPALNSVSIEVGKGEFVFLVGASGSGKSTFLRLALREEKATKGVVRVSGKDVAKLSSWKVPHLRRTIGAVFQDFRLLPNKTVFENVAFALQVIGKPRHAIAHTVPEVLELVGLAGKEQRFPHELSGGEQQRVAIARAFVNRPAILLADEPTGNLDPNTSVGIMRLLDRINKTGTTIVMATHDHEIVNQMRKRVIELENGNMLRDETAGVYGYSR; encoded by the coding sequence GTGATCCGATTCGATGACGTCACCAAGGTCTACCCCGGTTCCAAACACCCTGCCCTGAACTCGGTCTCCATCGAGGTGGGCAAGGGTGAATTCGTCTTCCTCGTGGGGGCTTCCGGGTCGGGCAAGTCCACCTTCCTGCGCCTGGCTTTGCGTGAGGAGAAGGCCACCAAGGGTGTGGTCCGGGTCTCCGGCAAGGACGTGGCGAAACTGTCCAGCTGGAAGGTTCCCCATCTGCGCCGCACCATCGGCGCGGTGTTCCAGGACTTCCGCCTGCTGCCGAACAAGACGGTTTTCGAGAACGTCGCGTTCGCGTTGCAGGTCATCGGTAAGCCCCGGCACGCCATCGCGCACACCGTCCCCGAGGTGCTCGAGCTGGTCGGTCTGGCGGGCAAGGAACAGCGGTTCCCGCACGAGCTGTCCGGTGGTGAGCAACAGCGTGTGGCGATCGCCCGGGCCTTCGTGAACCGGCCGGCGATCCTGCTGGCCGACGAGCCCACCGGAAACCTCGACCCGAACACGAGCGTGGGCATCATGCGGTTGCTCGACCGGATCAACAAGACCGGTACGACGATCGTCATGGCCACCCACGACCACGAGATCGTCAACCAGATGCGCAAGCGCGTGATCGAGCTGGAGAACGGCAACATGCTGCGCGACGAGACCGCCGGCGTTTACGGCTACTCCCGCTGA
- the ftsX gene encoding permease-like cell division protein FtsX, whose protein sequence is MRFQFILDEIIIGLRRNIAMAISVVLVTVVSLFLVGLGFLAQRQVDTMKDYWYDRVQVSIFLCDKVSTAATCADGAVTEAQKEQIQADLKAPALAAYIDSVYFETRQQAYDHFKEQYKDSALAENVTVDQMPESYRIDLKNPEQYQVVADAFAERAGVESVESQNKVLDRLFALLNQLKLGSWMLAIVTLLCSVLLVATTIRLTAFTRRRETGIMRLVGASNFFIQLPFILESMIAAAVGALLASVALVAVTKFQIQGRLAQQLTFTNYVGVADALSVVPWLFVIGLGIAGVSAFLALQRYLKV, encoded by the coding sequence ATGCGTTTTCAGTTCATTCTCGATGAGATCATCATCGGCCTTCGCCGCAACATCGCGATGGCCATCTCGGTCGTCCTGGTCACCGTGGTGTCGCTGTTCCTGGTAGGCCTCGGGTTCCTGGCCCAGCGCCAGGTCGACACCATGAAGGACTACTGGTACGACCGCGTCCAGGTCTCGATCTTCCTGTGTGACAAGGTCTCCACCGCCGCCACCTGCGCCGACGGTGCCGTCACCGAGGCGCAGAAGGAGCAGATCCAGGCCGACCTGAAGGCGCCGGCGCTGGCCGCCTACATCGACTCGGTCTACTTCGAGACCCGGCAGCAGGCCTACGACCACTTCAAGGAGCAGTACAAGGACAGTGCTCTGGCCGAGAACGTGACGGTCGACCAGATGCCCGAGTCCTACCGCATCGATCTGAAGAACCCGGAGCAGTACCAGGTGGTGGCCGACGCCTTCGCCGAGCGCGCGGGCGTGGAGTCGGTGGAGAGCCAGAACAAGGTGCTGGACCGGCTGTTCGCGCTGCTGAACCAGCTGAAGCTGGGCTCCTGGATGCTCGCCATCGTGACGCTGCTGTGTTCGGTGCTGCTGGTCGCGACCACGATCCGGCTGACGGCCTTCACCCGTCGCCGGGAGACCGGCATCATGCGGCTGGTCGGTGCGTCCAACTTCTTCATCCAGCTGCCGTTCATCCTGGAGAGCATGATCGCCGCCGCAGTCGGCGCCCTCCTGGCCTCGGTCGCCCTGGTCGCGGTGACCAAGTTCCAGATCCAGGGACGCCTCGCGCAGCAGCTGACCTTCACGAACTACGTGGGGGTGGCTGACGCGCTGAGCGTCGTGCCGTGGCTCTTCGTGATCGGTCTCGGCATCGCTGGCGTGTCGGCCTTCCTTGCCCTCCAGCGATACCTCAAAGTGTAG
- a CDS encoding alpha/beta hydrolase translates to MPGPDPVLEPAAQEFVEATARPPFLYQLPPDEGRAAVDGVQSGDVAVPDADIEDLTITDGVSIRIFRPKGVTGPLPVLLYTHGAGWVFGNAHTHDRLVRELTVRARAATVFVNYSLSPEVKYPIAIDEIYTALEWIAAEGANHDLDASRLAVAGDSVGGNMTIATTIRSKQRGGPAISAQVLFYPVTDADFGTDSYDQFETGYFLHREGMKWFWNQYTTDPAQRAEITASPLRASVGELAGLPQALVIVAEADVLRDEGEAYAAKLRLAGVPVTAVRYQGIIHDFVMVNALADTHAAKAATRQAGDFLFDALHP, encoded by the coding sequence ATGCCCGGACCAGATCCCGTCCTCGAGCCGGCCGCACAGGAATTCGTCGAGGCCACCGCCAGACCGCCGTTCCTCTACCAGCTCCCGCCGGACGAGGGCCGGGCCGCGGTCGACGGCGTGCAGAGCGGCGACGTGGCGGTGCCCGACGCCGACATCGAAGACCTGACCATCACCGACGGCGTCTCGATCCGGATCTTCCGGCCGAAGGGCGTCACCGGCCCACTGCCGGTGCTGCTCTACACCCACGGCGCCGGCTGGGTGTTCGGCAACGCGCACACCCACGACCGGCTCGTCCGCGAGCTCACGGTGCGGGCCCGGGCCGCCACCGTCTTCGTGAACTACAGCCTCTCCCCCGAGGTGAAGTACCCGATCGCGATCGACGAGATCTACACCGCCCTGGAGTGGATCGCCGCCGAGGGCGCGAACCACGACCTGGACGCGTCACGGCTCGCGGTGGCCGGTGACTCGGTCGGCGGCAACATGACCATCGCCACCACCATCCGATCCAAACAGCGCGGTGGCCCGGCGATCTCGGCCCAGGTGCTGTTCTACCCGGTCACCGACGCCGACTTCGGCACGGACTCCTACGACCAGTTCGAGACCGGCTACTTTCTGCACCGCGAGGGCATGAAGTGGTTCTGGAACCAGTACACGACCGACCCGGCGCAGCGCGCGGAGATCACCGCCTCGCCACTGCGGGCCAGCGTCGGCGAACTGGCCGGCCTGCCGCAGGCCCTGGTGATCGTGGCCGAGGCCGACGTGCTGCGCGACGAGGGCGAGGCCTACGCGGCCAAGCTACGGCTGGCCGGTGTCCCGGTCACCGCCGTGCGCTACCAGGGCATCATCCACGACTTCGTGATGGTGAACGCCCTGGCCGACACGCATGCGGCCAAGGCCGCCACCCGGCAGGCCGGCGACTTCCTGTTCGACGCCCTGCACCCCTGA
- a CDS encoding dienelactone hydrolase family protein — MKLREERVSIPSRQGHEIQAVVITPVGDTPRPGVLLYTDIFQLTESTLRTARRLAASGFLVLVPEIYPRGELAGVALEFDDEGKARGLAGAASMPTAAFDEDRVSALDHLTALPGVTDVLVTGFCIGGHLAFRAAFDERVAATVCFYPTGLQDGKLGADVADSLSRAGDIRGRLFIIFGSQDPHVPADARLQVLSALYAAGLEDLELHVYAGGEHAFMRDIGARHDPELTDLGLREAVSFFTGRS; from the coding sequence GTGAAACTTCGTGAGGAACGCGTGTCGATCCCGTCCCGCCAGGGCCACGAGATCCAGGCGGTGGTGATCACCCCCGTCGGCGACACCCCCCGTCCCGGTGTCCTGCTCTACACCGACATCTTCCAGCTGACCGAGTCGACGTTGCGCACCGCCCGGCGGCTGGCCGCGTCGGGCTTCCTGGTGCTGGTGCCGGAGATCTACCCGCGTGGCGAACTGGCCGGTGTGGCACTGGAATTCGACGACGAGGGCAAGGCCCGGGGGCTGGCCGGCGCGGCCTCGATGCCCACCGCCGCCTTCGACGAGGACCGGGTCAGCGCCCTGGACCACCTCACCGCCCTGCCCGGCGTCACCGACGTGCTGGTGACCGGCTTCTGCATCGGCGGGCACCTGGCCTTCCGGGCCGCCTTCGACGAGCGGGTGGCCGCGACCGTCTGCTTCTACCCGACCGGTCTCCAGGACGGGAAACTCGGTGCCGACGTGGCCGACTCACTGTCGCGGGCCGGCGACATCCGGGGCCGGCTGTTCATCATCTTCGGCTCGCAGGACCCGCACGTGCCGGCCGACGCCCGGTTGCAGGTGCTGTCGGCGCTCTACGCCGCCGGCCTGGAAGACCTCGAACTGCACGTGTACGCCGGCGGCGAGCACGCGTTCATGCGCGACATCGGCGCCCGCCACGACCCGGAGCTGACGGATCTGGGCCTGCGGGAGGCGGTTTCGTTCTTCACCGGGCGGTCGTAG
- the smpB gene encoding SsrA-binding protein SmpB, with protein MPRETGRKVVASNRKARHDYHIDDTYEAGLVLTGTEVKALRQGRASLVDGFAQIDAGEAWLHNVHIPEYLQGTWNNHAPRRRRKLLMHRYEIDKLAGSSREGGYTLVPLQLYFKDGKAKVEIALARGKKNWDKRQTLRERQDKRESDRAMSLRANR; from the coding sequence GTGCCCAGAGAGACCGGTCGCAAGGTGGTTGCGTCCAACCGTAAGGCGCGGCACGACTATCACATCGACGACACGTACGAGGCGGGCCTCGTGCTCACCGGTACCGAGGTGAAGGCCCTGCGTCAGGGTCGCGCCTCGCTCGTCGACGGCTTCGCCCAGATCGACGCCGGTGAGGCGTGGCTGCACAACGTGCACATCCCGGAGTACCTCCAGGGCACGTGGAACAACCACGCCCCGCGCCGGCGCCGCAAGCTGCTGATGCACCGCTACGAGATCGACAAGCTGGCGGGCAGCTCGCGGGAGGGTGGATACACGCTGGTGCCGCTCCAGCTGTACTTCAAGGACGGCAAGGCCAAGGTGGAGATCGCCCTGGCCCGCGGCAAGAAGAACTGGGACAAGCGGCAGACCCTGCGCGAGCGCCAGGACAAGCGCGAGTCCGACCGGGCCATGTCGCTGCGCGCCAACCGCTGA
- a CDS encoding GlxA family transcriptional regulator yields MTSRAKRLRIGILVFDYVKMLDFSGPAEVFVEANQTAGNYEVVLISPDGKPVLTSVGARVEVMTSAAEAGELDTLVVPGSESAPPSFVTPAVLEATRLLVPRARRVTSICSGAFVLAALGLFDGRRATTHWKFTGRLAKEYPGVLVEPDSIFVRDGNVYSSAGVVAGIDLGLALVEEDHGADAARRVAQSLLVYLQRAGGQSQFSAQLQGPAPRTPVVRSVVDLIQEDPAKPFTAQDLADHARVSVRHLARLFREELDSTPMEYLADIRFEAARAKLDAGATVAQASQLAGYGNAEALRRAFVARLGISPLKYQQRFRSTGR; encoded by the coding sequence GTGACTTCCCGGGCCAAGCGGCTGCGCATCGGCATACTCGTGTTCGACTACGTCAAGATGCTTGACTTCTCCGGGCCGGCCGAGGTTTTCGTGGAGGCCAACCAGACCGCCGGCAACTACGAGGTGGTGCTCATCTCGCCGGACGGCAAGCCGGTCCTGACCTCGGTCGGGGCGCGGGTCGAGGTGATGACCTCGGCGGCGGAGGCCGGTGAGCTGGACACCCTGGTGGTGCCGGGCAGCGAGTCCGCCCCGCCGTCGTTCGTCACACCCGCGGTGCTGGAGGCCACCCGGCTGCTGGTGCCCCGGGCCCGCCGGGTCACCAGCATCTGCTCCGGGGCCTTCGTGCTGGCCGCGCTCGGTCTGTTCGACGGCCGCCGGGCCACCACGCACTGGAAGTTCACCGGCCGCCTGGCCAAGGAGTACCCCGGCGTGCTGGTCGAGCCCGACTCGATCTTCGTGCGCGACGGCAACGTGTACAGCTCGGCCGGGGTGGTCGCGGGCATCGACCTGGGCCTGGCCCTGGTCGAGGAGGACCACGGGGCCGACGCCGCCCGCCGGGTGGCCCAGTCGCTGCTGGTCTACCTCCAGCGAGCCGGCGGGCAGTCGCAGTTCTCGGCCCAGCTCCAGGGCCCGGCGCCGCGCACGCCGGTGGTGCGCTCGGTGGTGGACCTGATCCAGGAGGACCCGGCGAAGCCCTTCACCGCCCAGGACCTGGCCGACCACGCCCGGGTCAGCGTGCGGCACCTGGCCCGGCTGTTCCGTGAGGAGCTCGACTCCACGCCGATGGAATACCTGGCCGACATCCGGTTCGAGGCGGCCCGGGCCAAGCTGGACGCCGGGGCCACCGTGGCCCAGGCGTCGCAGCTGGCCGGTTACGGCAACGCCGAGGCGCTGCGCCGGGCCTTCGTGGCCCGGCTGGGCATCTCACCGCTGAAGTACCAGCAGCGGTTCCGCTCCACCGGGCGCTGA